A stretch of the Arcobacter sp. LA11 genome encodes the following:
- a CDS encoding SDR family NAD(P)-dependent oxidoreductase — protein MLNRVLVTGGNKGIGLEVVKRFLEIDYDVVVVGRDFSNFPLKDNAKITTIEYDLSDVEGLPKLVEQIGEIDTLINNAGYMQPKYSYDNYPKEAKEHIMNVDLYTPVELITLFSEDMKKRGYGKIVNTASIAGQIGHPDIWYGIAKAGIINATKIFAKILGGDGIVVNCIAPSPVETDMQKDNSEERKAEFRKIVPCGRFAEPQEAAEVIFWLATQCPEYVNGTTIDFNNGSYVR, from the coding sequence ATGTTAAATAGAGTTCTTGTAACTGGTGGAAATAAAGGTATTGGTTTAGAAGTTGTAAAAAGATTTTTGGAAATCGATTATGATGTAGTTGTAGTAGGAAGAGATTTTTCAAACTTTCCTTTAAAAGATAATGCAAAAATCACCACAATAGAATACGATTTATCAGATGTAGAAGGTTTACCAAAGTTAGTTGAACAGATTGGAGAAATAGATACTTTAATCAACAACGCTGGATATATGCAACCAAAATACTCTTACGATAACTATCCAAAAGAGGCAAAAGAACATATTATGAATGTTGATTTATATACTCCTGTAGAACTTATAACACTTTTCTCTGAAGATATGAAAAAAAGAGGATATGGAAAGATTGTAAATACTGCTTCAATCGCAGGACAAATTGGACATCCAGATATTTGGTATGGTATAGCAAAAGCAGGAATCATAAATGCTACAAAAATATTTGCAAAGATTTTAGGTGGTGATGGGATTGTTGTAAATTGTATTGCTCCAAGTCCTGTTGAAACTGATATGCAAAAAGATAATTCGGAAGAGAGAAAAGCTGAGTTTAGAAAGATTGTTCCTTGTGGAAGATTTGCAGAACCCCAAGAAGCAGCAGAAGTAATATTCTGGTTAGCTACCCAGTGTCCAGAGTATGTAAATGGAACTACTATTGATTTTAATAATGGTTCGTATGTAAGATAA
- a CDS encoding efflux RND transporter periplasmic adaptor subunit, with amino-acid sequence MMKFNEAIFTSRKYIAVFCIAILFVSCTKEEKKIEKKEDSLKIVFAVKAKLKDENENRVFNATASSNNQIKLSFKVQGNINYFKYQLGDEVKKGSLIARLDAKPYELRVSQTDYALSEARASLQNAKSNYERTKKLYVNQNASASDIDNAKASYNAASAKVQNIRKELEYAKLQLSYTKLYAPQDGYISVKYVQENENITIGTPIVLISDKVVDEVKVQVPESFINKIKKDENVKVVFDSLDENRAFSAKISEISKFASSNTKTYQVIVKLNDSSKLIRSGMSANVFFKTIEKNVFEKRTLIVPSTSILNDKSGYFVYILDKKDENYIVKKQKVEVGKLIKKGYEVISGLDKNSLVLKAGMSEVYENMKVEIGNLKDLGN; translated from the coding sequence ATGATGAAGTTTAATGAAGCGATATTTACAAGTAGAAAATATATAGCAGTTTTTTGTATAGCAATTTTATTTGTATCTTGTACTAAAGAAGAAAAGAAAATTGAAAAAAAGGAAGATTCTTTAAAAATAGTTTTTGCAGTAAAAGCAAAATTAAAAGATGAGAATGAAAATAGGGTATTTAATGCAACTGCTTCATCAAACAATCAAATAAAACTCAGTTTTAAAGTTCAAGGAAATATAAACTATTTTAAATATCAATTGGGCGATGAGGTTAAAAAAGGTAGTTTGATTGCAAGACTAGATGCTAAACCATATGAACTAAGAGTTTCCCAAACAGATTATGCTTTAAGTGAAGCAAGAGCATCTTTACAAAATGCAAAAAGCAATTATGAAAGAACAAAAAAATTATACGTAAATCAAAATGCGAGTGCTAGTGATATTGACAATGCCAAAGCTTCTTATAATGCTGCAAGTGCAAAAGTACAAAATATAAGAAAAGAGTTAGAGTATGCAAAATTACAACTTTCATATACAAAACTTTATGCTCCACAAGATGGATATATCTCTGTAAAATATGTACAAGAAAATGAAAATATTACTATTGGAACGCCTATTGTTCTTATAAGTGATAAGGTTGTTGATGAAGTAAAAGTTCAAGTTCCAGAAAGCTTTATTAATAAAATAAAAAAAGATGAAAATGTAAAAGTTGTTTTTGATTCTCTTGATGAAAACAGAGCTTTTAGTGCAAAAATATCTGAGATATCTAAGTTTGCATCAAGTAATACGAAAACTTATCAAGTAATAGTAAAACTAAATGATAGTTCAAAATTGATTCGTTCGGGAATGTCTGCAAATGTATTTTTTAAAACAATAGAGAAAAATGTTTTTGAAAAAAGAACTTTGATTGTTCCTTCTACTTCAATTTTAAATGATAAATCTGGATATTTTGTTTATATATTAGATAAAAAAGATGAAAATTATATTGTTAAAAAACAAAAAGTAGAAGTAGGGAAGCTTATAAAAAAAGGATATGAAGTTATATCTGGGTTAGATAAAAATAGTTTAGTTTTAAAAGCTGGTATGAGTGAAGTTTATGAAAATATGAAAGTTGAAATTGGTAACTTAAAAGATTTAGGAAACTAA
- a CDS encoding TolC family protein → MLNRYIFLNILFFISPLFAQNYTLDLVIDESSKDYISSIKKETKSLFSSSDKVLYNIKICKEECEQYLDKKRKVLFFKSNKKHKKVAKNYIINYNFISSIYDENRVLRTTALAIYEVLKEKKYNSIYIENKSKIEQVSKYENENLKLINLEDVFTLAGKNNLEIKQNQNSIRLDDLNIDESKSLYRPQVDVYSNYIGIDKDRAQYSNGVNSQGTFDAGIKVKQLIYSNQVLQNIKIKKLLSKSTKDEVKALNDEIMYKATLIYLNIIKAKKANQIIKIKQDFIEQNLEFAKQRVNIGVQDRSDVFRWESELANVNIDLANSSKDLNSLKIELGNLLQISDEFRVYEYGMSSILFKLDNKDAIKFIADKRVQENFSNNIVHSHSRLKQLGFLKDVKQEELEMNKDSRYMPTIAFEGNAKKIIDRYGEGKDAIRAWDDEEYQAVLNLNIPLYEGGLKSTKIQKNQIELINLKLQYNNMKNLIVENVRKNFESLKRSYEKIKFAKISQESSKKNFELIQDKYKNGKENIISLLDAQDSYIISKLNLNISIIEYLSDLSSIYFFSGKIDILVDKEKKREVEEKILNIVRGIEK, encoded by the coding sequence ATGCTAAATAGATATATATTTCTAAATATACTTTTTTTTATTTCACCCTTATTCGCACAAAATTATACTTTAGATTTAGTAATTGATGAATCCTCTAAAGATTACATTTCTTCTATAAAAAAAGAGACGAAATCACTTTTTTCTTCAAGTGATAAAGTTTTGTACAATATTAAAATTTGTAAAGAAGAGTGTGAACAGTATTTAGATAAAAAGAGAAAGGTATTATTTTTTAAAAGTAATAAAAAACATAAAAAAGTAGCTAAGAACTATATTATAAACTACAATTTTATATCATCTATTTATGATGAAAATAGAGTTTTAAGAACTACAGCATTAGCTATTTATGAAGTTTTAAAAGAGAAAAAATACAATTCAATTTATATAGAAAATAAAAGTAAGATAGAACAAGTTTCTAAATATGAAAACGAAAATTTAAAACTGATTAATTTAGAAGATGTTTTTACCCTTGCAGGAAAAAATAATCTAGAAATAAAACAAAATCAAAATAGTATTAGATTAGATGATTTAAATATTGATGAATCAAAAAGTTTATATAGACCTCAGGTTGATGTATATTCAAATTATATTGGAATTGATAAAGACAGAGCTCAATATAGTAATGGAGTAAATTCCCAAGGTACTTTTGATGCAGGAATAAAAGTAAAACAGTTAATTTATTCAAATCAAGTATTACAAAATATAAAAATCAAAAAACTACTTTCTAAATCAACAAAAGATGAAGTGAAAGCCTTAAATGACGAGATTATGTATAAAGCTACACTTATTTATCTAAATATTATAAAGGCTAAAAAAGCAAATCAAATTATAAAAATAAAACAAGATTTTATAGAACAAAACTTGGAGTTTGCAAAACAAAGAGTAAATATTGGAGTTCAAGATAGAAGTGATGTTTTTAGATGGGAAAGTGAACTGGCAAATGTAAATATTGACTTGGCAAATTCTAGTAAAGATTTAAACTCATTGAAAATAGAGTTAGGGAATCTTCTTCAAATAAGTGATGAGTTTAGAGTTTACGAATATGGCATGAGTTCAATACTTTTTAAACTTGATAATAAAGATGCAATAAAATTTATAGCAGATAAAAGAGTTCAAGAAAACTTCTCAAATAATATTGTACATTCTCATTCAAGGCTTAAACAATTAGGTTTTTTAAAAGATGTCAAACAAGAAGAATTAGAGATGAATAAAGACTCTAGATATATGCCTACAATTGCTTTTGAAGGAAATGCAAAGAAAATCATAGATAGATATGGTGAAGGTAAAGATGCAATTAGAGCTTGGGATGATGAAGAGTATCAAGCAGTTTTAAATCTAAATATCCCTTTATATGAAGGTGGTTTAAAATCTACAAAAATACAAAAGAATCAAATTGAATTAATTAATTTGAAACTTCAATATAACAATATGAAAAATTTGATAGTTGAAAATGTTAGAAAAAACTTTGAGTCTTTAAAACGTTCATATGAAAAAATTAAATTTGCAAAAATATCACAAGAGTCATCAAAAAAGAATTTTGAACTAATACAAGATAAGTATAAAAATGGAAAAGAAAATATAATTTCACTACTTGATGCACAAGATTCGTATATTATCTCAAAATTGAATCTAAATATTTCAATTATTGAGTATCTAAGTGATTTAAGTTCTATCTATTTTTTTAGTGGAAAGATTGATATTTTAGTTGATAAAGAGAAAAAAAGAGAAGTTGAAGAAAAGATTTTAAATATAGTAAGAGGTATTGAAAAATGA
- a CDS encoding efflux RND transporter permease subunit yields MNITKFALEKSTVTAVFSIILLVYGFISFLDLPRAKDPGFIIRTATVVTYFPGASAKRVEQLVTDKLEKTIQEMPELDNIQSTSKNGVSIIFVNILEKHKKMRPIWDSLRRKVEKGSIDLPDGTSKPVVNDEFGDVYGTLISISSDGLSYKELEDIADDTKDIFLRINDVAKIEILGVQPQRVHVEFDNSKLAKLNLSASYLKNILEQKNIVLSGGSIKVDTNRLAIEPSGNYENIEQIENTIIPLNTGEHIYLKDIANIKYEYKDPSSFIVHKDAKQSLLLAISMKKDGDIIRLGEEIDFTSSKIQSKLPLGVKLDRLFNEPKVVKKIIDNFVTNLLQAMGLVVIVMLFTLGLRTGLIVAVLIPMSILTSFIIMSFFDIWLDQVSLAALIISLGLLVDSAIVMSESIMVLMQRGKNVVEASIQSANELKIPLLTSALTTAAAFLPIFLAKSTTGEYTNAIFKVVTITLLSSWVLALTLTPVLSKYFMKKDMKKEKNEGFIYTTYRKFLNLILSYRWIAVVFTLALFVASLKLLGLVPKKFFPPSDEPTFTVEIRLPIGTAIETTRDNVLQIEEYIKNKYMKQELEEKNKVVNFTSFIGESAPRFWLSYDQELASVEYSTILVNLKNYEDLENIKSDVEYFAKASFPDMQVTAKSLGNGPPVKKPIEIRISGKDVDKLFSLASVVKQELGKIEGVKGIVDDWGIRNKKLVVDIDESKALKEGITNLDIALSLQSALSGFEVTTFRKEDKLIPIVLRSNENTKDDLDRLESINVYSQTSGKNIPLSQVATIKSVFEESKIIRRDRQKTVTVGAYISEGYNALAVFEQIKPFMDEFQDSFSLGYYYEFGGEYEASGKANESIAVNLPIAFMVILLLMVAQFNSIKKPIIILAAIPLGMVGVSIGLYITGSYFGFMTLLGIISLSGIVINNAIVLLERIKIEEIENGFSKYDAIVEACISRFRPILLTTVTTVFGLVPLWLSGGLMWEPMAIAIIFGLIFSTMLTLGFVPVLYSLFFGVKK; encoded by the coding sequence ATGAATATTACAAAATTTGCATTGGAAAAAAGTACAGTAACTGCTGTGTTTTCTATAATTCTTTTAGTTTATGGGTTTATATCTTTTCTTGATTTACCAAGGGCTAAAGATCCAGGTTTTATTATACGAACTGCAACTGTTGTAACGTATTTTCCAGGGGCTAGTGCCAAAAGAGTCGAACAGTTAGTAACTGATAAATTAGAAAAAACAATCCAAGAAATGCCTGAACTTGATAATATACAATCAACTTCAAAAAATGGTGTATCAATTATCTTTGTTAATATTTTAGAAAAACATAAGAAAATGAGACCTATTTGGGATAGTTTACGAAGAAAAGTTGAAAAAGGCTCAATAGATTTACCTGATGGCACCTCTAAACCTGTTGTTAATGATGAGTTTGGAGATGTTTATGGTACTTTAATTTCAATCTCTAGTGATGGCTTAAGCTATAAAGAGTTAGAAGATATTGCAGATGATACAAAAGATATATTTCTGCGAATAAATGATGTTGCAAAAATTGAAATACTTGGAGTTCAACCCCAAAGAGTCCATGTTGAATTTGATAATTCAAAATTAGCAAAACTAAATTTAAGTGCTTCATATTTAAAAAATATTTTAGAACAAAAAAATATTGTACTTTCAGGTGGTAGTATAAAAGTTGATACAAACAGACTTGCAATTGAGCCATCTGGAAACTATGAAAATATTGAACAAATTGAAAATACTATTATTCCTTTAAATACAGGTGAACATATCTATTTAAAAGATATTGCAAATATCAAATATGAATATAAAGACCCAAGCTCTTTTATTGTACATAAAGATGCAAAACAGAGTCTTTTATTAGCTATTTCTATGAAGAAAGATGGAGATATTATTAGATTAGGGGAAGAGATTGATTTTACATCTTCAAAAATACAAAGTAAACTTCCTTTAGGTGTAAAGCTAGATAGGCTTTTTAATGAACCAAAAGTTGTAAAAAAGATTATTGATAATTTTGTAACAAATCTATTACAAGCTATGGGCTTAGTTGTTATTGTTATGCTTTTTACTTTAGGTTTAAGAACAGGATTAATTGTAGCAGTACTTATTCCTATGTCTATATTAACTTCATTTATCATAATGTCATTTTTTGATATATGGCTTGACCAAGTCTCTTTAGCTGCTCTTATTATATCCCTTGGGCTTTTAGTTGATAGTGCAATTGTTATGAGTGAATCAATTATGGTACTTATGCAAAGGGGTAAAAATGTAGTTGAAGCTTCTATTCAAAGCGCAAATGAATTAAAAATACCACTCTTAACTTCTGCACTTACAACAGCAGCTGCTTTTTTACCAATATTTCTTGCTAAATCAACAACTGGAGAATATACAAATGCCATCTTTAAAGTTGTAACTATAACACTTTTATCTTCATGGGTTTTAGCTTTAACTTTAACGCCTGTTTTAAGTAAGTATTTTATGAAAAAAGATATGAAAAAAGAGAAAAATGAAGGCTTTATTTATACAACTTATAGAAAGTTTTTAAATCTTATTCTTTCATATAGATGGATTGCAGTTGTTTTTACATTGGCACTTTTTGTAGCTTCTTTAAAACTTTTAGGTTTAGTTCCAAAGAAATTTTTTCCACCTTCTGATGAGCCTACTTTTACGGTAGAGATAAGACTTCCTATTGGAACAGCAATTGAAACAACAAGAGACAATGTTTTACAAATAGAAGAATATATAAAAAATAAATATATGAAACAAGAATTAGAAGAAAAAAACAAAGTAGTAAACTTTACATCTTTTATAGGAGAAAGTGCTCCTAGATTTTGGCTTTCTTATGACCAAGAATTAGCCAGCGTAGAGTACAGTACTATATTAGTAAATTTAAAAAATTATGAAGATTTAGAGAATATAAAAAGTGATGTAGAATATTTTGCTAAAGCATCTTTCCCTGATATGCAAGTTACTGCAAAATCTTTAGGTAATGGGCCTCCTGTGAAAAAACCAATAGAAATTAGAATTAGTGGAAAAGATGTAGATAAACTTTTTTCACTAGCTTCTGTTGTAAAGCAAGAACTTGGGAAAATAGAAGGAGTAAAAGGTATAGTTGATGATTGGGGAATTAGAAATAAAAAACTAGTAGTAGATATTGATGAATCAAAAGCTTTAAAAGAAGGAATTACAAATCTAGATATTGCCTTATCTTTACAAAGTGCTTTAAGTGGATTTGAGGTTACTACTTTTAGAAAAGAAGATAAACTAATACCTATAGTTTTACGTTCAAATGAAAATACAAAAGATGACTTAGATAGATTAGAATCAATCAATGTATATTCTCAAACAAGTGGTAAAAATATTCCTTTATCACAAGTAGCAACTATAAAGTCTGTTTTTGAAGAATCTAAGATAATTAGAAGAGATAGACAAAAAACAGTAACTGTTGGAGCATATATTAGTGAAGGATACAATGCTTTAGCAGTATTTGAGCAGATAAAACCTTTTATGGATGAATTCCAAGATAGTTTTTCATTAGGTTATTATTATGAATTTGGTGGAGAATATGAAGCTTCTGGAAAAGCAAATGAATCAATTGCTGTAAATCTTCCAATTGCATTTATGGTGATATTGCTTTTAATGGTGGCACAATTTAACTCTATTAAAAAACCTATAATAATCCTTGCTGCTATTCCTTTAGGTATGGTAGGAGTTTCTATAGGGCTTTATATAACTGGTTCATATTTTGGATTTATGACTCTTCTTGGAATAATATCTTTATCAGGAATTGTAATTAATAATGCAATTGTTCTTTTAGAGAGAATAAAAATTGAAGAAATAGAAAATGGATTTTCAAAGTATGATGCAATAGTTGAAGCTTGTATTAGTAGATTTAGACCTATATTATTAACAACTGTTACAACAGTATTTGGATTAGTGCCTTTATGGTTAAGTGGTGGACTTATGTGGGAGCCTATGGCTATTGCTATTATATTTGGTTTAATATTTTCAACAATGTTAACTTTAGGTTTTGTTCCTGTGTTATATTCACTATTTTTTGGAGTAAAAAAATAG
- a CDS encoding methyl-accepting chemotaxis protein, with protein MKINSIKGKLLALVMFSTVVSFMILGFYNAQNNYQSHYNLIKQKELNLAKSTSKFINSYIQSKIDIVTATAEEITPLDLNIKNKKIIEKLRLGNKAGKFVALYIGFENNGNFLKDDGTIREPHKDNYDARARPWYKKAITLSGPAVSDPYVDFTTKKLVISVSAPIKKDNKIVAVVASDIFIDTVVDSILNVNIAGKGTAYLINEKSKIIIHKNQKLLKKDDALFPKIKTKKKDGFGETIQNNIPLLVSYSTIENTGWKTIIKLNKGSVFDDIKKSIIKEVILYIVLLGVILALILFSLIKILSPLKTVEEGLNFFFKYLKGEENSIKKLNITRNDEFGNMANMIDKEMEIISSSFDEDKALIDNVKKVVSKVNEGSLALRVENSTRNKSLNELKNILNEMIQTISDNVNSDINSILSHLKEYSKLNFVDNIPNANGNISKGLNDLCNIINQMLQENKLHGLALDESSKVLLKNVDILNKASNETAVSLEETAAALEEITSTVVSNTNKISEMSNHSKELSTSIKEGQNLANSTVVSMDEINEQTRAIAEAITIIDQIAFQTNILSLNAAVEAATAGEAGKGFAVVAQEVRNLASRSAEAAKEIKDLVENATLKTDNGKQIADSMITGYEKLNENIKKTTEAIVDISEASKEQKTSIEQINDVINKLDQQSQNNASVATQTHDIAENTSRLAIQILDEVNNKKFREN; from the coding sequence ATGAAAATAAATAGTATTAAAGGTAAGCTTTTAGCCTTAGTTATGTTTAGTACAGTTGTATCATTTATGATATTAGGATTTTATAATGCACAGAATAATTACCAGTCGCATTATAATTTAATAAAACAAAAAGAGTTAAATCTAGCAAAAAGTACATCAAAGTTTATAAATAGCTATATACAGTCGAAAATAGATATTGTTACTGCTACAGCAGAAGAAATCACTCCATTAGATTTAAATATTAAAAATAAAAAAATCATAGAAAAGTTAAGATTAGGGAACAAAGCTGGAAAGTTTGTTGCTTTATATATTGGTTTTGAAAATAACGGAAATTTTTTAAAAGATGATGGAACAATAAGAGAACCTCACAAAGATAATTACGATGCTAGAGCTAGACCGTGGTATAAAAAAGCAATAACTCTAAGTGGTCCTGCTGTTAGTGACCCATATGTTGATTTTACAACTAAAAAGTTAGTTATTTCTGTATCTGCTCCAATTAAAAAAGATAATAAAATAGTTGCAGTTGTTGCATCTGATATTTTTATTGATACAGTTGTTGATTCTATTTTAAATGTAAATATAGCAGGAAAAGGAACTGCTTATCTTATAAATGAAAAATCAAAGATTATTATTCACAAAAATCAAAAACTTCTAAAAAAAGATGATGCTTTATTTCCTAAAATCAAAACAAAAAAGAAAGATGGATTTGGAGAAACTATACAAAACAATATTCCATTGTTAGTTTCATATAGCACTATTGAAAATACAGGATGGAAAACTATTATAAAACTTAATAAAGGTTCTGTTTTTGATGATATAAAAAAATCAATAATTAAAGAAGTAATCCTATATATTGTCTTACTAGGAGTGATTTTAGCTCTTATTTTATTTTCTCTAATTAAAATCTTATCACCTTTAAAAACTGTTGAAGAGGGATTAAACTTTTTCTTTAAATATTTAAAAGGAGAAGAAAATAGTATAAAAAAACTGAATATTACAAGAAACGATGAGTTTGGGAATATGGCAAATATGATTGACAAAGAAATGGAAATAATCTCAAGTAGTTTTGATGAAGATAAAGCTTTAATTGATAACGTAAAAAAAGTTGTTTCAAAAGTAAATGAAGGGAGCTTAGCCCTAAGAGTTGAAAACTCAACAAGAAATAAATCATTAAATGAATTAAAAAATATTTTAAATGAAATGATTCAAACTATTAGTGACAACGTAAATAGTGATATCAATTCTATTTTATCTCATTTAAAAGAATACTCTAAATTAAATTTTGTAGATAATATTCCAAATGCAAATGGAAATATTTCTAAAGGATTAAATGACTTATGTAATATTATCAATCAAATGTTACAAGAAAATAAATTACATGGTTTAGCACTTGATGAAAGTTCAAAAGTTTTACTTAAAAATGTGGATATTTTAAATAAAGCATCAAATGAAACTGCGGTTTCTTTAGAAGAAACAGCTGCTGCTCTTGAAGAAATAACAAGTACAGTAGTAAGCAATACCAATAAAATCTCAGAGATGTCAAACCACTCAAAGGAATTATCTACATCTATAAAAGAAGGTCAAAACTTAGCTAATTCTACAGTAGTCTCTATGGATGAAATTAATGAACAAACACGAGCTATTGCAGAAGCAATTACAATTATTGACCAAATAGCATTCCAAACAAATATTCTTTCACTAAATGCAGCTGTTGAAGCAGCAACAGCAGGTGAAGCAGGAAAAGGATTTGCAGTTGTTGCACAAGAGGTAAGAAATCTTGCAAGTAGAAGTGCAGAAGCAGCAAAAGAGATTAAAGATTTAGTAGAAAATGCAACATTAAAAACTGATAATGGAAAACAAATAGCTGATAGTATGATAACCGGTTACGAAAAACTAAATGAAAATATCAAAAAAACAACAGAAGCTATAGTTGATATTTCAGAAGCTTCAAAAGAACAGAAAACTAGTATAGAGCAAATCAATGACGTAATCAATAAACTTGATCAACAATCACAAAATAATGCCTCAGTAGCTACACAAACTCATGACATCGCAGAAAATACATCAAGACTTGCAATTCAAATTTTAGACGAAGTAAATAATAAGAAATTTAGAGAAAATTAA
- a CDS encoding rhodanese-like domain-containing protein has product MNRIILLIFSFVYMHAINPIMLPIKGVEVEHLYSNGVKEKITIEREVAGICMNIAVNVENFQSENLASSKINELCKKTLVTTKGVIQPLRLKAGITTVAELEVLDFIENRTSKDSNKYILVDSRTSDWFDAGTIPSAINIPYDELEYDEDFEIEYERAYKNLGVKILDKNKFDFTNAKTTIFFCNGSWCAQSPRAIKHLVKIGYPKERILWYRGGIASWVSVSLSLTKNIEAKE; this is encoded by the coding sequence ATGAATAGAATTATTTTACTAATATTTTCTTTTGTATATATGCATGCTATAAACCCTATTATGTTACCAATAAAAGGAGTCGAAGTTGAACATTTATACTCAAATGGAGTTAAAGAAAAAATAACTATTGAAAGAGAAGTTGCTGGTATTTGTATGAATATTGCAGTAAATGTTGAAAACTTTCAATCTGAAAATTTAGCTTCATCAAAAATAAATGAACTTTGTAAAAAAACTCTTGTTACAACAAAAGGAGTAATTCAACCTCTTAGGTTAAAAGCAGGTATTACAACAGTTGCTGAACTTGAAGTTTTAGATTTTATTGAAAATAGAACATCAAAAGATTCAAATAAATATATCTTAGTAGATAGTAGAACATCAGATTGGTTTGATGCAGGAACAATTCCAAGTGCTATAAATATTCCATATGATGAGTTAGAATATGATGAAGATTTTGAAATAGAGTATGAAAGAGCTTATAAAAACTTAGGTGTTAAAATTCTAGATAAAAATAAGTTTGATTTTACAAATGCTAAAACAACAATCTTTTTTTGTAATGGTTCATGGTGTGCACAATCTCCAAGAGCAATAAAGCATCTTGTAAAAATAGGTTATCCTAAAGAGAGAATTTTATGGTATAGAGGTGGTATAGCTTCGTGGGTAAGTGTTTCTTTAAGTTTAACAAAAAATATAGAGGCTAAAGAATAG
- a CDS encoding TetR/AcrR family transcriptional regulator, with the protein MSNRKEEILEKSIELFNEKGCINSSTRHIADALGISVGNLYYYFKNKEEIIIAIYMKFMNILSEQLSTVKKGVDAPFDFYNFLNEHMELEKKYRFFRLEMNSILQNHPVLKKSLEEGIKKKSQEFKELYYHQINFGYMISLDEDEMDFIRSNTWIIGSQWELYWILMEVYDEKLRRLSGILNLLYFLKPYLTKKGLEESNLLSSIAHIKEEIKNAK; encoded by the coding sequence TTGTCAAATAGAAAAGAAGAGATATTAGAAAAATCAATAGAATTGTTTAATGAAAAAGGTTGCATAAATAGTTCAACTAGACATATTGCAGATGCTTTAGGAATTAGTGTTGGAAACTTATACTATTACTTCAAAAATAAAGAAGAGATTATAATTGCTATTTATATGAAGTTTATGAATATATTAAGTGAACAGTTATCTACTGTAAAGAAAGGAGTTGATGCTCCTTTTGATTTTTATAATTTTTTAAATGAACATATGGAACTTGAAAAAAAATATAGATTTTTTAGGCTTGAAATGAATTCAATACTTCAAAATCATCCAGTTTTGAAGAAAAGTCTAGAAGAAGGGATCAAAAAAAAGTCTCAAGAGTTTAAAGAACTTTACTATCATCAAATAAACTTTGGATATATGATAAGTCTAGATGAAGATGAAATGGACTTTATACGTTCAAATACTTGGATTATTGGCTCACAATGGGAATTGTATTGGATACTCATGGAAGTTTATGATGAAAAGCTTAGAAGACTTAGTGGTATTTTAAATCTATTGTATTTTTTAAAACCATATTTAACAAAAAAAGGTTTAGAAGAATCAAACCTTTTAAGTTCTATTGCACATATAAAAGAGGAGATTAAAAATGCTAAATAG
- a CDS encoding F0F1 ATP synthase subunit C, with the protein MKKIVLLMLAIAGAAFAADGAVANETLKAYSVVAAGIGLGLAALGGAIGMGNTAAATIAGTARNPGLGGKLMTTMFIALAMIEAQVIYALVVAMIALYANPFL; encoded by the coding sequence ATGAAAAAAATCGTTCTTTTAATGCTAGCTATTGCTGGTGCTGCTTTCGCTGCTGATGGTGCAGTTGCAAATGAAACTTTAAAAGCTTACTCTGTAGTTGCTGCAGGTATCGGACTTGGTCTTGCTGCACTTGGTGGTGCTATTGGTATGGGTAACACTGCTGCTGCGACAATCGCTGGTACTGCTAGAAACCCAGGTTTAGGTGGAAAATTAATGACAACTATGTTCATTGCTTTAGCGATGATCGAAGCACAAGTTATTTATGCACTTGTTGTTGCTATGATTGCATTATATGCAAACCCATTCCTATAA